The sequence TGACTGCATGATGATGTCCCCCGTCATCATGGCACCCTCGTCGGGTGTTGGTGGCGGCGCAGGCATTGACCACATCTCCAGCAGCACCTTCCCCAGAATGCACTACAGCTCCCAGTACTATGACTCGGCCACGCGGGATGACTGCGCCGCCATCGCCGCCATCACCGCCTCCGCCACCTCCCATGTTGCTGCTGCCCCCACCACTTCAGCCTTGCAGTACCAGGGCAGCGGCAAGAGCAACCGCATCCCGGCAAACCTGCTTGACCAGTTTGAGAAGCAGCTGCCACTGCACCGTGACGGCTTCCACACACTGCAGTACCAGAGGacgtccaccaccaccaccacggagCAACGCAGCGAGAGCCCCGGACGCATCCGCCACCTTGTCCACTCCGTCCAGAAGCTCTTCACCAAGTCCCATTCCCTGGAGGGCTCATCCAAGATGAACGGAACCAAAGGTGACGGTGGAGGAGGGGGACACCACGGCGGCTCCCAACACAGCCACCACGGAGGCTCCAAGCATGGCAGCAAGCGAAGTAAGAGCAAAGAGCGCAAGACGCACCGCTCGGGGGGAGCGGGCGGCTTCTGGAGTTCCGACGACAACCTGGACAGCGACAGCACCTACCGCACGCCCAGTGTCATGAGCCGTCACCATGGCGACCATGCCCATGCCGCACACTGCTACCCGGACTCCATGCACCACAGTCACTTTGGGGACCTGTCCCTCAAGACCTCCAAGAGCAACAACGAtgtcaagtgctcagcatgtgagAGCATGGCCATGACTCCGGAGGGGAAGTTTATGAAGAGGAGCTCCTGGTCCACGCTGACCGTCAGCCAGGCCAAGGAGGCCTACAGGAAGTCCTCCCTCAACCTCGAGAAACCCATGATGCACACAGACCTCAAGCCCTCGCTACGGGCCTGTCACTACCTACAGGTCAGTGGTGGTATGtgttttgtggtgtgtgtgtgtgtgtgtgtgtgtgtgtgtgtgtgtgtgtgtgtgtgtgtgtgtgtgtgtgtgtgtgtgtgtgtgtgtgtgtgtgtgtgtgtgtgtgtgtgtgtgtgtgtgtgtgtgtgtgtgtgtgtgcgccaccGTAATGTAGATGTTACTCTGAATGTTGCACAAAGCTTACagtaactaataataataataataataataactttaaAAATAGTAACTTTTGTGTTATGTGGAATACTGCTTATCATTACCCAGGTAGGCCTAATTTGATTCTCTCATATTGATGAGAAATGCTTTAATCTCACATACAGTGTGCTCTGaatgtattgggacagtgacaattttgttgttgtttaggcTCTGTACTCAAACTCTTTGGATTGGAttactatgaggttaaagtgcagactgaaAGCTTTAGTTCGAGGGTATTTGTGTTACCACCTCACAGATCATCACACCAAATACAAGTCTACGGCCTAGCCAAACCATAGTGTGAAAGCTAAGCATGGATGAAACCATTTTAGGAGCCCATCGGGGATAGAAATGGGGGAAGGTATGGGGGGTTATGATGCATGAAATGTTACTATGATGGGCTATTTCTCAATAAATCTGTGGCAAACACAGAAGTTTATACGCTAAATAAAAATTAAACTCCTGGAAAGGGGGATCTGAGGTGGCAACTCTGAGGTACCAAAGTTACAATCTGATgtcgtgttcaaaacaactggaaaatgGGAAATCGGAAATCTCTGACTTTAAacttcagtgcattcaagacaactgggaactcagaagaccagaatgcattgtatgatgTCAACCAACATAACACCacaaatagcttagcattagcttcAAACGATTATTTTTACACACAGCATATGTGTCCATTACAATGTATGCAAGAATTGGAATGCATTATTTGTAACCAGTACTTGAAAACCTAAATGAAAcagtaaataaatacattttgctCCATACATACATACGGTATGCTACAGAAGAAACGACAAGACGATGTACAGAAAATAAGGCACTAACTTTGAACGCACACATGACCAAAGTTATTATTTAtaaggaaaacaacaatgaaggCAAGTGCCACCTATAAAATGTGCCGGGGGGACAAAGTTTGTACAAGGCTTGGTCTTGCTAGAGATGCGCAATGTCTTCATACTTGATCTGGGGGAAATACCTGAGAAGAGCTTGGGCTCGCCTCAAAGAGAGAAGTTTGTCCGGCTTAGTAAAGCGTCAAACATAAATTGTCcgcaacagtgaaatgggctacttctTATGTGAATTAATGAGAAGGAGGAACACAACTCAATTCATTCTGTTGttagaaaatcatttgaaattgacaagttgaaacagtCTAACTGTCCTGTTGCGTAACAATGTTGGAACAGGGAGTGCTTCCTGACATCACCCGCATAAATAAACTCACGCTGGGACGActgttagagatatttggaactcattCGTGAAAAGGTCAATCTAtactcctttgagacccctctttcaagggaaccacacctgtgtggaagcacctgctttctaTATACTCTGTATCTCTCatgtttcctttattttagcagttacctgtatattacAAACAATAACAACCATTGATTTCATTGATTCTTAGAAAGGTCTTCCCGAGAAAAACATAATGATGAACGCATCGATCAGGGAGCCCAGTCAGTAAAAACTCCTTAAACAAACCTGTCCTTTGCTATTCTCAAAGGAAAAATCCCAGCTCCTTTATGTGTGAGGCTAGAACCTTTATCTGTGAATCCCTATTGTGTGCTACCTGGGAGAGCTATTGTGTATTTAGATGGCGCGATCAATTGAGGGAATCAATTTCATGATGGAGGAAGACACTGTAAATAATAAGGATGGAAGCTGACTTGGATAACCTGCCACAGGGTTTCTATCTTGTGGGCCACTCCTGCTGTTTTTCAGACACCATGCACgttttcaaacacacacacacacacaaatgtacatgCATgtgcgcacgcgcacacacacacacacacacacacacacacacacacacacacacacacacacacacacacacacacacacacacacacacacacacacacacacacacacacacacacacacacacacacacacacacacacactcaaaagtattgcttgttgaacatctcattccaaaatcatgggcattaatatggagttggtcacccctttgctgctataacagcctccactcttctgggaagactttccactagatgtttgaacattgctacggggacttgcttccattcagcctcaagagcattattgaggtcaggcactgatgttgggcaattagacctggctcgcagtcggcgttctaattcatcccaaaggtgttcgatcaggttgtggtcagggcactgtgcaggccagtcaacttcttccacaccaatctcgacaaacctttTCAGTATGGATCTTCTGTGGATCTTCTgtgttccttctgtagctcagttggtagagcatggcgcttgtaacgccagggtagtgggttcgatccccgggaccacccatacgtagaatgtatgcacacatgactgtaagtcgctttggataaaagcgtctgctaaatggcatatattattattattatattatctcgctttgtgcacaaggcattgtcatgctgaaacaggaaagatacttccacaaactgttgccacaaagttcaaaagcacagaattgtctataatgtctttgtatgctgtagtgtcaagatttcccttcactgtaactaaggggcctagcccaaaccatgaaaaacagcctccgaccattattcctcctcaccaaactttacacttggcactatgcattcgggcaggtagcattatctttgcatccgccaaacccagatttgtccgttggactaccagatggtgaaacgtgattcatcactccagagaacgcatttccagtGCTCCAGcgtccaatggcagcaagctttacaccactccagccgacacttggcattgctcatggtgatcttagacttgtgttcgacagttcttgtgctgacattgcttccagaggcagtttggaactcagtagtgagtgtttcGACCGAGGACAAACAATTTTTTACAAgctatgcacttcagcactcggcggtcctgttctgtgagcttgtggggCCTACCACTTCGCGCCTGAGCCATTGTTTTTCTCcttgacatttccacttcacaataacagcacttacagttgaccggggaagctctagcagggcagatattttacgaactgacttgttggaaaggtgtcatcctatgacggtgccacattgaaagtcactgagctcttcagtaaggccattttactgccaatgtgtgtctatggagattgcatggttgtgtgctcgattttatacacctgtcagcaatgggtgtggctgaaatagccgaatccactaatttgaaggggatGTCCTTATACTAttatgtatacagtggggcaaaaaaagtatttcgtcagccattaaattgtgcaagttctcccacttaaaaagatgagagaggcctgtaattttcatcataggtacacttcaactatgacagacgaaatgagaaaaaaaaatcacattgtaggattttttatgaatttatttacaaatgatggtggaaaataagtatttggtcacctacaaacaagcaagatttctggctctcacagacctgtaacttcttctttaagaggctcctctgtcctccactcgttacctgtattaaatcaactgtgggagcaattattaggaaatggaagacatacaagaccactgataatctccctcgatctggggctccacacaagatctcaccccgtggggtcaaaatgatcacaagaatggtgagcaaaaatcccagaagcacatggggggacctagtgaatgacctgcagagagctgggaccaaagtaataaagcctaccatcagtaacacactacgctgccagggactcaaatcctgcagtgccagacgtgtccctctgcttaagccagtacatgtccaggcccgtctgaagtttgctagagagcatttggatgatccagaagaagattgggagaatgtcatatggacagatcaaatcaaaatataactttttggtaaaaacttaactcgtcgtgtttggaggacaaagaaaacctccttccatcagcaagggcattgaagatgaaacgtggttgggtctttcagcatgacaatggtcccaaacacactgccctggcaacaaaggagtggcttcataagaaacatttcaaggtcctggagtggcctagccagtctccagatctcaaccccatagaacatttttggagggtgttgaaagtccgtgttgcccagcaacagccccaaaacatcactgctctagagaagatctacatggaggaatgggccaaaataccagcaacagtgtgtgaaaaccttgtgaagacttacagaaaacgtttgacctctgtcattgccaacaaagggtatgtaacaaagtatagagataaacttttgttattgaccaaatacttattttccaccataatttgcaaataaattcattaaaaatcctacaatgtgattttatggattttatttctcattttgtctgtcatagttaaagtgtacctatgatgaaaattacaggcctctctcatatttttaagtgggagaacttgcataattggtggctgactaaatacttttttgccccactgtatacagtgTATATAGAAAGTAAAATGACATTACACACACTGGCAATAAATGATGTAATTCCCATGTTTGACAGATTTGGGGTATCTGACTGTTTATTAACCTACTGACACATTAAAGGTCTGTGGCTTTCAACTGAATTGCAACAACACTgaattgcaaaaatgtctaacacTGCCTTGTCCTAATATAGTATCTGGGAGCTGTGTACAGTACACTTGAATGGAAGCCGAGATAGATTTTATTGTTCAATATAGCTCTTTGCTTTGTTAAACACTAACAATCTTCTGAGCCATGTTACTGTATTCTAAGATAATTAGGAatatagtggagggtaaacacaattAACAAAATAAAAAGATGCGCAAACGGTGTTTACTGTACTTGTCCTTTTATTTTGTGAAAAGCACCTAGTCACATTTATTTTTCCACTATATCCCGAATTATAGTCTTGCAAAGCAGCAAATTGAATTTCTAACACATAAATAAAGTCTTGTAGGACCGGTGGTGTTTGCATGCAGGTTGCTTTATATGCATTGAACTAAGCCTGGtagatgtacactaccgttccaaagtttggggtcacttagaaatgtccttgcaaAGTTTAAACAGCGCTG is a genomic window of Oncorhynchus gorbuscha isolate QuinsamMale2020 ecotype Even-year linkage group LG12, OgorEven_v1.0, whole genome shotgun sequence containing:
- the LOC123990367 gene encoding disks large-associated protein 2 codes for the protein MKGLSGGRSQHQIPSPHGLDQFDHPQDFHGMGHHGGASESRHSSYLLSPTESCPMDYHHRYSPRSSIHSDCMMMSPVIMAPSSGVGGGAGIDHISSSTFPRMHYSSQYYDSATRDDCAAIAAITASATSHVAAAPTTSALQYQGSGKSNRIPANLLDQFEKQLPLHRDGFHTLQYQRTSTTTTTEQRSESPGRIRHLVHSVQKLFTKSHSLEGSSKMNGTKGDGGGGGHHGGSQHSHHGGSKHGSKRSKSKERKTHRSGGAGGFWSSDDNLDSDSTYRTPSVMSRHHGDHAHAAHCYPDSMHHSHFGDLSLKTSKSNNDVKCSACESMAMTPEGKFMKRSSWSTLTVSQAKEAYRKSSLNLEKPMMHTDLKPSLRACHYLQLSW